The proteins below are encoded in one region of Kogia breviceps isolate mKogBre1 chromosome 8, mKogBre1 haplotype 1, whole genome shotgun sequence:
- the HPF1 gene encoding histone PARylation factor 1 isoform X1: MPASGHRARPPGSLQPKGEKAVAVKKGKCCEADVPSDLRREVESRYRLSLPEDFYHFWRFCEGLDPERPADSLSASLGLRLVGPYDILAGKHKRKKKSASLNFNLHWRFYYDPPEFQTIIIGDGKTEFHMGYFRDSPDELPVFVGTNEAKKNCIIVQNGDNVFAAVKLFLMKKLKEVTDKKKTSLLKTIDEKLTEAARELGFSLEQRTVKMKQRDKKVVTKTFHGAGLVVPVDKNGVGYRELPEADASLRRICKTIVEAPSDAERLRAFAPVQEMMTYVQFANDECDYGMGLELGTDLFCHGSHYFHKVAGQLLPLAYNLLKRNLFAEIIEAHLADRSRGDVDRLAA; the protein is encoded by the exons GGTGAAAAAGCAGTCGCCGTGAAGAAGGGGAAATGCTGTGAAGCTGACGTGCCCAGTGACCTTCGAAGAGAAGTAGAAAGTCGTTACAGGCTTTCTCTGCCTGAAGATTTCTATCACTTCTGGAGGTTCTGTGAAGGACTTGATCCCGAACGGCCAGCCG ATTCACTTTCTGCAAGCCTTGGACTTCGATTAGTGGGTCCTTATGATATCCTTGCCGGAAAacataaaaggaagaagaagtcAGCAAGCCTGAATTTTAACCTTCACTGGAGATTTTACTATGATCCTCCTGAGTTCCAGACCATTATTATTGGAGATGGTAAAACTGAGTTCCACATGGGGTATTTCAG GGATTCTCCTGATGAACTTCCTGTATTTGTCGGTAcaaatgaagcaaagaaaaattgtataattgttcaaaatggagataatgtgtTTGCTGCAGTCaa attatttttgatgaaaaaacttaaagaagtaacagataaaaagaaaactagtcTCTTGAAAACCATAGATGAGAAACTCACAGAAGCAGCCAGAGAACTGGGGTTCTCACTGGAACAGAGAACCGTGAAGATGAAACAGAGAGATAAGAAA gtCGTGACAAAGACCTTTCATGGAGCAGGCCTGGTTGTCCCAGTAGACAAAAATGGTGTGGGATACCGAGAACTCCCTGAAGCCGACG CCAGTCTCAGGAGAATCTGCAAGACGATCGTGGAGGCCCCCAGTGATGCTGAGAGACTCAGAGCTTTTGCTCCTGTTCAGGAAATGATGACTTACGTGCAGTTTGCTAATGACGAGTGTGATTACGGGatggggctggagctggggacGGACCTCTTCTGCCACGGCTCCCAC tattttcataaAGTTGCTGGCCAGCTTTTACCTCTTGCATATAACCTGTTGAAGAGGAATCTGTTTGCAGAAATTATTGAAGCTCACCTGGCAGACAGGAGCAGAGGGGACGTGGACCGGCTTGCAGCGTGA
- the HPF1 gene encoding histone PARylation factor 1 isoform X2, which yields MAGGGGKRRPGGEGPQGEKAVAVKKGKCCEADVPSDLRREVESRYRLSLPEDFYHFWRFCEGLDPERPADSLSASLGLRLVGPYDILAGKHKRKKKSASLNFNLHWRFYYDPPEFQTIIIGDGKTEFHMGYFRDSPDELPVFVGTNEAKKNCIIVQNGDNVFAAVKLFLMKKLKEVTDKKKTSLLKTIDEKLTEAARELGFSLEQRTVKMKQRDKKVVTKTFHGAGLVVPVDKNGVGYRELPEADASLRRICKTIVEAPSDAERLRAFAPVQEMMTYVQFANDECDYGMGLELGTDLFCHGSHYFHKVAGQLLPLAYNLLKRNLFAEIIEAHLADRSRGDVDRLAA from the exons ATGGCGGGCGGCGGCGGGAAACGCAGGCCTGGCGGGGAGGGGCCGCAG GGTGAAAAAGCAGTCGCCGTGAAGAAGGGGAAATGCTGTGAAGCTGACGTGCCCAGTGACCTTCGAAGAGAAGTAGAAAGTCGTTACAGGCTTTCTCTGCCTGAAGATTTCTATCACTTCTGGAGGTTCTGTGAAGGACTTGATCCCGAACGGCCAGCCG ATTCACTTTCTGCAAGCCTTGGACTTCGATTAGTGGGTCCTTATGATATCCTTGCCGGAAAacataaaaggaagaagaagtcAGCAAGCCTGAATTTTAACCTTCACTGGAGATTTTACTATGATCCTCCTGAGTTCCAGACCATTATTATTGGAGATGGTAAAACTGAGTTCCACATGGGGTATTTCAG GGATTCTCCTGATGAACTTCCTGTATTTGTCGGTAcaaatgaagcaaagaaaaattgtataattgttcaaaatggagataatgtgtTTGCTGCAGTCaa attatttttgatgaaaaaacttaaagaagtaacagataaaaagaaaactagtcTCTTGAAAACCATAGATGAGAAACTCACAGAAGCAGCCAGAGAACTGGGGTTCTCACTGGAACAGAGAACCGTGAAGATGAAACAGAGAGATAAGAAA gtCGTGACAAAGACCTTTCATGGAGCAGGCCTGGTTGTCCCAGTAGACAAAAATGGTGTGGGATACCGAGAACTCCCTGAAGCCGACG CCAGTCTCAGGAGAATCTGCAAGACGATCGTGGAGGCCCCCAGTGATGCTGAGAGACTCAGAGCTTTTGCTCCTGTTCAGGAAATGATGACTTACGTGCAGTTTGCTAATGACGAGTGTGATTACGGGatggggctggagctggggacGGACCTCTTCTGCCACGGCTCCCAC tattttcataaAGTTGCTGGCCAGCTTTTACCTCTTGCATATAACCTGTTGAAGAGGAATCTGTTTGCAGAAATTATTGAAGCTCACCTGGCAGACAGGAGCAGAGGGGACGTGGACCGGCTTGCAGCGTGA